A window of the Longimicrobiaceae bacterium genome harbors these coding sequences:
- a CDS encoding zinc ribbon domain-containing protein, whose product MPTYEYRCPSCSNEFEKFQRMSDQPVAECPACGTASERRLSGGAGLLFKGSGFYITDYRSDSYKKAASSEGGGSGSSSESKPSSASDSKPSGGSKPSGGSSAKASGSAGE is encoded by the coding sequence ATGCCTACGTACGAATATCGCTGTCCGTCCTGCAGCAACGAGTTCGAGAAGTTCCAGCGGATGTCCGACCAGCCGGTGGCCGAGTGCCCCGCCTGCGGCACCGCCTCTGAGCGCCGCCTCTCCGGGGGCGCGGGGCTCCTCTTCAAGGGCTCCGGCTTCTACATCACGGACTACCGGAGCGACAGCTACAAGAAGGCCGCATCCTCGGAGGGGGGCGGCTCCGGCTCGTCGTCGGAGTCCAAGCCCTCGTCGGCGTCCGATTCCAAGCCGTCCGGGGGCAGCAAGCCGTCCGGCGGGTCGTCCGCGAAGGCCAGCGGAAGCGCGGGCGAATAG